The Neobacillus sp. PS3-34 genome has a window encoding:
- a CDS encoding NAD-dependent protein deacylase, which yields MGDIIQTCSDLIKNSKNIIVLTGAGISTESGIKDFRSRTGIYQMAPEYILSLEYFLNHPKEFYQFAVENLYHPNANPNKGHEILAKWEQAGKVSHIITQNIDGLHQKGGSQNVIEFHGTMKTAACMNCGSKYSIEEMVSRMESMENYYVCSQCETKNKRDRFIKPDVVLFGDTGDWFTIDGFNTILQMVHQADCILVLGTSLKVTPFSTFPNYRREDVPLIIINMGDTPYDFEPDTYVLPKSIGTALEEIDMNLKN from the coding sequence ATGGGAGACATAATTCAAACCTGTTCAGACCTTATCAAAAATTCAAAGAACATCATCGTGTTAACCGGTGCCGGAATCAGCACAGAATCTGGTATTAAGGATTTCCGGTCCCGGACGGGGATTTATCAGATGGCACCAGAGTACATCTTGTCACTGGAATATTTTTTAAATCACCCGAAGGAGTTTTATCAATTTGCAGTGGAAAATCTGTATCATCCAAACGCAAATCCAAATAAAGGCCATGAAATCCTGGCTAAATGGGAACAAGCTGGAAAGGTTTCGCATATTATTACGCAGAATATCGATGGTCTCCACCAAAAGGGGGGAAGCCAGAACGTGATAGAGTTTCACGGAACAATGAAAACCGCAGCGTGCATGAATTGCGGATCAAAATATTCAATTGAAGAAATGGTTTCCCGGATGGAATCGATGGAAAATTATTATGTATGCAGCCAATGTGAAACGAAAAATAAAAGAGACCGCTTCATTAAACCGGATGTAGTCCTGTTTGGTGATACTGGGGACTGGTTTACAATCGATGGCTTTAATACCATTTTGCAAATGGTCCACCAAGCAGATTGCATCTTGGTTTTGGGCACAAGCTTAAAGGTGACCCCATTCTCTACTTTTCCAAATTATCGAAGGGAAGATGTTCCATTGATTATTATTAATATGGGAGATACTCCTTATGACTTTGAACCTGATACATATGTGTTACCGAAGTCGATTGGTACAGCATTAGAAGAAATCGATATGAATTTAAAAAATTAA
- a CDS encoding SRPBCC domain-containing protein, whose protein sequence is MENNAQLTDIIRKVVFNASIQKVWNAVATSEGLEAWFMPNDMEPIEGHEFHLNAAQFGMSPCKVTKVDPPYTLSFRWGKDWTLTFELKQLEGGTEFTLIHSGWDASKVTEFGAPHAAVRNNMENGWEAMVENKLRGYVEA, encoded by the coding sequence ATGGAAAACAATGCACAGTTAACAGATATTATTCGCAAGGTAGTCTTCAATGCTTCGATTCAAAAGGTATGGAATGCGGTCGCAACCTCGGAGGGACTGGAGGCATGGTTTATGCCCAATGACATGGAGCCAATAGAGGGCCATGAATTTCATTTAAATGCGGCCCAGTTTGGGATGTCTCCCTGCAAGGTTACAAAAGTGGATCCGCCATATACGCTTTCCTTCAGATGGGGAAAGGATTGGACGCTAACCTTTGAATTAAAACAACTGGAAGGCGGAACAGAGTTTACACTGATCCATTCAGGCTGGGATGCAAGCAAGGTTACCGAATTTGGGGCACCACATGCTGCTGTTAGAAACAATATGGAAAATGGCTGGGAAGCTATGGTCGAAAACAAGCTTCGTGGGTATGTTGAGGCTTAA
- the hisJ gene encoding histidinol-phosphatase HisJ, with protein sequence MKSDGHTHTEYCFHGSREATEEFVIRAIELGFDSYSFTEHPPLPGEFKKLLPYSNQTVDAIAMKEKDLDQYIKEMHHLKNKYKDKILLKVGLEVDFLPEHISWTRNLLNDYGPYLDDSLLSLHFLRGVDGYRCVDLNPEDFKEGLIDFYGSYDDVVFEYFRVMDEQIKVDLGPFKPKRIGHFTLYQIFQRKFFETSYSHSNIALQKFNQLFQLIKDGNYSLDFNMAGFHKPHCLESYPAESIANLCLSLGIDMIYGSDSHSVKDVGRGYGFFEKMTAAK encoded by the coding sequence ATGAAATCAGATGGGCATACCCATACAGAATATTGTTTTCATGGTTCACGGGAAGCGACTGAAGAATTTGTTATAAGGGCAATTGAATTAGGATTTGATTCCTATTCTTTTACCGAGCATCCGCCACTTCCAGGTGAGTTCAAGAAATTACTTCCATATTCGAATCAAACCGTCGATGCAATCGCCATGAAAGAAAAGGATTTGGATCAATATATAAAGGAGATGCATCATTTAAAGAATAAATATAAAGATAAAATTCTCTTAAAGGTCGGACTTGAAGTAGATTTCTTACCGGAACATATCTCCTGGACAAGGAATCTATTAAATGATTATGGACCATACCTCGATGATTCTCTCCTTTCTCTTCATTTTCTTAGAGGGGTGGACGGATATCGGTGTGTGGATTTGAATCCTGAGGATTTTAAGGAAGGACTTATAGATTTTTATGGTTCTTATGATGATGTAGTATTTGAATATTTCCGTGTAATGGACGAACAGATTAAAGTAGATTTGGGACCATTTAAGCCGAAAAGGATAGGTCATTTCACTTTATATCAAATTTTTCAAAGAAAGTTTTTTGAAACCAGTTACTCTCATTCCAATATTGCATTACAAAAATTTAATCAGTTATTTCAACTGATTAAAGATGGAAATTATAGTCTTGATTTTAACATGGCCGGTTTTCATAAACCTCATTGCCTAGAATCTTATCCAGCAGAATCAATAGCAAATCTATGCCTTTCCCTTGGTATTGATATGATATATGGATCCGATTCGCATTCGGTAAAAGACGTTGGTAGAGGGTATGGCTTCTTTGAAAAAATGACGGCAGCAAAGTAG
- a CDS encoding DinB family protein, which produces MIDYRIRPMEGFDDKLGELVSMLEHARGVTLKDISSLSQDDLDYLPGESSNSIGALLMHIASVEFAYQIISFEHRDINENERLKWEAALELGDKAKDEIKGKPLDYYLNVLSETREKTLSLLKSQKDNWLYEEQNWGTPINNYWMWFHVMEDEISHRGQVRTIKRLLNNKVSVSK; this is translated from the coding sequence ATGATAGATTATAGAATTAGGCCGATGGAAGGCTTTGATGACAAGCTTGGTGAACTTGTTTCTATGCTTGAACATGCAAGAGGCGTCACATTAAAAGATATATCAAGTCTAAGTCAAGACGATCTGGATTACTTGCCAGGCGAAAGCTCCAACTCGATTGGTGCTCTCTTAATGCATATTGCTTCAGTTGAATTCGCGTATCAGATTATCTCATTTGAACATAGGGACATCAATGAAAATGAACGGTTGAAATGGGAAGCGGCTTTAGAGCTTGGGGACAAAGCAAAAGATGAAATTAAGGGCAAACCGCTTGATTATTATCTGAATGTTTTATCCGAAACGAGAGAAAAAACATTATCACTCCTTAAATCCCAAAAAGACAACTGGCTGTATGAGGAGCAGAATTGGGGTACTCCTATTAATAACTACTGGATGTGGTTCCACGTTATGGAGGATGAAATTAGCCATCGTGGGCAAGTAAGAACCATTAAACGATTATTGAACAATAAGGTTTCGGTTTCCAAATAA
- a CDS encoding M20 family metallopeptidase produces MKQRIIDEIQRCQEDFNNISIYIGENPELGHEEFIACATLTEELKKHDFQVEIGTCGLATAFTATYDSGKPGPVIGFMAEYDALPELGSACGHNLIGTMGIAAGIGLSKVLHETGGKVIVFGTPAEETKGGKVTMAEAGIFDQLDVAMMVHPLDSYMKSGSSLAMDAIQFEFFGKAAHAAASPHMGINALDAVLQTFNSINALRQHITSDARIHGIITEGGKAANIVPDYAVAQFYVRAANREYVNELVEKVKKCAEGAAFQTGATVTSSFYEFSYDDMITNNGLSNIFTEQLVELGVNEEEIYSQRDGSGSLDMGNVSQVVPSIHPYIKICNEAYACHTHEFREAAMSGQGREAMILGAKAMALTGFEILTNGELLKQIKAEFESRKVLV; encoded by the coding sequence ATGAAGCAAAGAATAATAGATGAAATTCAACGTTGCCAAGAAGATTTCAATAATATTAGCATATACATTGGCGAGAATCCGGAACTTGGGCATGAGGAATTTATTGCGTGCGCAACTTTAACAGAAGAATTAAAAAAGCATGATTTTCAAGTGGAAATTGGTACTTGTGGTTTAGCAACTGCCTTTACTGCTACATACGATAGCGGTAAACCAGGACCTGTTATCGGATTCATGGCAGAGTATGATGCACTGCCGGAGCTGGGCAGTGCATGTGGCCATAATTTGATTGGTACAATGGGAATTGCAGCAGGTATTGGTTTAAGCAAGGTTCTCCATGAAACTGGTGGAAAGGTGATCGTTTTTGGTACACCCGCTGAAGAAACAAAGGGCGGTAAAGTAACCATGGCTGAAGCGGGCATTTTTGATCAGCTCGATGTCGCGATGATGGTTCATCCGCTAGATAGCTACATGAAGAGCGGGTCGTCACTCGCGATGGATGCGATTCAGTTTGAGTTTTTTGGAAAGGCTGCCCATGCCGCTGCCAGCCCGCATATGGGTATTAATGCATTGGATGCTGTCTTACAAACGTTCAATAGTATTAATGCACTGCGCCAGCATATCACATCCGATGCAAGAATCCATGGAATCATCACAGAGGGCGGCAAGGCTGCCAATATTGTGCCTGATTATGCCGTAGCCCAATTTTATGTCCGTGCTGCAAACCGTGAATATGTGAATGAGCTCGTTGAAAAAGTGAAAAAATGTGCGGAAGGTGCGGCCTTTCAGACAGGGGCTACTGTAACATCTTCTTTCTATGAATTTTCTTATGATGACATGATCACCAATAACGGCCTTTCAAATATCTTTACTGAGCAATTGGTTGAATTGGGAGTAAATGAAGAAGAGATTTATTCACAACGCGATGGATCAGGCTCTCTAGACATGGGGAATGTCAGTCAGGTGGTGCCGTCGATTCATCCATATATCAAAATTTGTAATGAGGCCTATGCATGCCATACACATGAGTTTCGTGAAGCAGCCATGAGCGGGCAGGGAAGGGAAGCCATGATTTTGGGTGCGAAAGCAATGGCACTCACTGGATTTGAAATTCTGACAAATGGAGAGCTGCTTAAACAGATCAAAGCAGAATTTGAAAGCAGAAAGGTATTAGTTTAA
- a CDS encoding NosD domain-containing protein — MASLGDYYPTDLGYPDNSDITFLHCYGHDNYSANFAMSAVERPQITSCLVERAGHPDASKTHTYVDPGYGINMMGTNYSKALDALFQGNTIRGNKRKGIDAHSSGGMIATDNFISDSMVCGIFYEWTNAVQYSRDSIIANNKIVNCGYAKNPIAAIALDGEQGGTKKAQELNALVKNNHIKKCFGTYGIIFAGAFDRVSIEGNLIHGVPDQLDKTITTFTPYGIYCGYSVATQPNFTGNVNNNEVDFEDTAVPVGIMVRNLQEGSVMGNTVKLTHNSVKNGIRLWNCDRVGAVGNTVRLGTFGEPLTPETNGKVLANTLSGGNAVYQPIQGQPIAFRITANSGNGVVTYKAGDQFLDSIVSDPNGLAINLKNVSPGTNPLVKVIDASSGGLTAGSTVMGYYYIRSAAHTQVVIGIKASPSSSHTSFNTLIKGGLDIEITI; from the coding sequence TTGGCCAGCCTCGGGGATTACTATCCAACCGATTTAGGATATCCAGATAACTCCGATATCACTTTTTTACATTGCTATGGGCACGATAATTATTCAGCAAATTTTGCCATGTCAGCTGTTGAACGGCCGCAGATTACCAGTTGCTTAGTGGAACGCGCCGGCCACCCGGATGCTTCGAAAACTCATACATATGTGGATCCTGGGTATGGCATTAATATGATGGGCACCAATTATTCAAAAGCACTGGATGCCTTGTTCCAGGGGAATACCATCCGCGGCAATAAAAGAAAAGGTATTGATGCCCACTCCAGCGGCGGCATGATTGCAACCGATAATTTTATTTCCGATTCTATGGTCTGTGGTATTTTTTATGAATGGACTAATGCTGTGCAATATAGTCGGGATTCTATCATTGCCAATAATAAGATCGTAAATTGCGGCTATGCCAAAAATCCTATTGCCGCGATCGCTCTTGATGGAGAGCAAGGAGGTACCAAGAAGGCACAGGAATTGAATGCGCTAGTCAAAAATAATCATATTAAAAAGTGCTTTGGCACCTATGGAATTATTTTTGCAGGGGCTTTTGACCGTGTGTCGATCGAAGGAAATCTCATTCACGGAGTTCCGGACCAGCTCGATAAAACCATCACTACTTTTACTCCGTATGGGATTTATTGCGGTTATTCGGTGGCTACGCAGCCAAACTTTACCGGAAATGTTAATAATAATGAAGTTGATTTCGAAGATACCGCTGTGCCGGTAGGCATAATGGTACGAAATCTTCAGGAAGGTTCGGTGATGGGAAATACCGTAAAATTAACGCATAACTCAGTCAAAAATGGTATTCGACTCTGGAATTGTGACAGAGTCGGCGCCGTTGGCAATACCGTAAGGCTTGGAACATTTGGAGAACCGTTAACCCCCGAAACCAATGGCAAAGTTTTGGCAAATACTTTATCAGGGGGAAATGCGGTCTATCAACCGATCCAAGGCCAGCCGATCGCTTTTCGAATTACAGCGAACTCTGGGAATGGTGTGGTCACATATAAAGCGGGAGATCAATTCCTTGATTCAATTGTATCGGATCCAAATGGCTTGGCTATAAATCTGAAAAATGTATCACCTGGAACGAATCCGCTTGTAAAGGTTATCGATGCTAGTTCTGGCGGTCTAACGGCTGGTTCCACGGTCATGGGATATTATTATATCCGATCTGCAGCACATACACAGGTTGTTATTGGAATCAAAGCAAGCCCAAGCTCGAGCCATACTTCTTTCAATACCTTAATAAAGGGCGGATTGGATATTGAAATTACTATCTAG
- a CDS encoding general stress protein translates to MYTFNIADDIAKVKETVNLYNREGYLLDDIFVFAYDEKKAEEIIDLTDTNDNSLEEEGIVDIMAFFHTSRDEELRDKMISLGLSEEEARKLEKELESGKYVVIGCKSD, encoded by the coding sequence ATGTACACTTTCAATATAGCCGATGATATTGCAAAGGTAAAAGAGACCGTTAATCTCTATAATAGAGAAGGTTATTTACTCGATGATATTTTTGTATTTGCGTATGATGAGAAAAAAGCTGAAGAGATTATAGATTTAACCGACACGAATGATAACTCTCTTGAAGAAGAAGGAATCGTTGATATTATGGCTTTTTTTCATACAAGCCGAGATGAAGAGCTTCGTGACAAAATGATATCGTTGGGATTGTCGGAGGAGGAAGCCCGAAAGTTAGAGAAAGAGCTTGAAAGCGGAAAGTATGTTGTCATCGGTTGTAAATCGGATTAA
- a CDS encoding metalloregulator ArsR/SmtB family transcription factor yields MGAEAARHDVFQAIADPTRRQLLKLLSQKEMPVTLISGHFPISRTAVSKHLRVLAEAGLVHERKAGRETRYSLNAEPLRELQDWLQYFELFWDNKLAALQRILEEDDKNE; encoded by the coding sequence ATGGGTGCCGAAGCTGCTAGACATGATGTATTCCAGGCAATTGCCGACCCGACCCGCAGGCAGCTATTAAAACTGCTGAGCCAGAAGGAAATGCCGGTCACGTTGATCAGTGGACACTTTCCGATCAGCCGAACTGCAGTTTCTAAGCATCTTCGTGTCTTGGCTGAAGCTGGCCTTGTACATGAACGCAAAGCAGGACGGGAAACGCGATATTCTTTGAATGCCGAGCCCTTGCGTGAACTGCAGGACTGGCTCCAATATTTTGAGTTGTTTTGGGATAATAAGCTGGCTGCACTACAGCGTATTCTTGAGGAAGATGACAAAAATGAATAA
- a CDS encoding acetylxylan esterase, with protein MLRQVGDLSLEEMRTYKPALTKQTDFASFWEKMKGHIPEKVEANIKWISYPVKQVNVADVTIISWDGTPLIAWLIVPKDIPEKMPALLHFHGYTDSRGYVNQYLKWALQGIATISFEVRGQGFSPDFARYPNGTQIQGWMTLGLEEKEKYYYANVYKDVLACVKWAFSLKNLDTTRVGSFGESQGGALALVAAAWEKRIRMVMSDYPFLSHFERSLKIASSPYTEILAYFKFRDYEMANYDLVLKNLSYFDVMNFAPEVTCPALLCSGLEDNVTPPSTVFAVYNHLASHQKTIKVYPEFGHELIAPQEEERMHFVSRYLLEGE; from the coding sequence ATGCTGCGTCAAGTAGGTGATCTATCATTGGAAGAGATGCGAACATATAAACCGGCACTGACAAAACAAACGGATTTCGCTTCCTTTTGGGAGAAGATGAAGGGTCATATTCCTGAAAAGGTTGAAGCAAATATTAAATGGATTTCCTATCCAGTAAAGCAAGTAAATGTGGCTGATGTTACGATTATTTCCTGGGATGGAACTCCCTTAATAGCATGGTTGATCGTACCGAAAGATATTCCTGAGAAAATGCCGGCATTATTACATTTTCATGGGTATACAGATAGCAGGGGATATGTGAATCAATATTTAAAATGGGCATTGCAGGGAATCGCGACGATCAGCTTTGAAGTCCGTGGACAGGGCTTTTCCCCTGATTTCGCAAGGTATCCGAACGGTACCCAAATACAGGGCTGGATGACGTTAGGGCTGGAAGAAAAAGAGAAATATTATTATGCAAATGTCTATAAAGACGTGCTGGCATGTGTAAAGTGGGCTTTTTCTCTTAAGAACCTTGATACAACCCGTGTTGGATCCTTCGGTGAATCCCAGGGAGGAGCACTTGCGCTTGTTGCCGCTGCATGGGAAAAAAGAATCCGAATGGTTATGAGTGATTATCCTTTTTTATCTCATTTTGAGCGGTCTTTAAAAATTGCTTCCTCTCCATATACTGAAATTTTAGCTTACTTCAAATTTAGAGACTATGAAATGGCTAACTATGATCTGGTCTTAAAGAATCTAAGCTATTTTGACGTAATGAATTTTGCACCAGAAGTCACTTGTCCTGCACTCTTGTGTTCAGGTTTAGAAGACAATGTTACTCCGCCTTCCACTGTATTTGCTGTTTATAACCATTTGGCAAGTCATCAGAAAACCATAAAGGTTTATCCCGAATTTGGCCATGAATTGATAGCTCCCCAAGAAGAAGAACGAATGCATTTTGTTTCCAGGTATTTATTAGAGGGGGAGTAA
- a CDS encoding LysM peptidoglycan-binding domain-containing protein — protein sequence MLKKLFAMTSFLLFSILMVSNASASTEVNIPLNVDLKQKITTDIAQFHEFNHAVVQNQTIYVPERQGNKITAINALDHSIKWEYATNANTAYYQFSGINDILFFQANGTLTALKDNGTGATVLWTKPFTLSNIAIDGSTLYGFTGGKVVALDAANGEQKWEYTLPTREKPNSNIAVGNGNIYFVTDNQIDMVRKMYAINASTAQALWTTTNVDYYSQKLFFTDGKIYVNSYDKMKAFDATNGADLWNFTVQSNFDFEMNAATIFTKTSDGYVTAYDRITKAQLWKTKTGSNTRGPIILTPSYIIVNGDSVIKWLDIYNGQLARTMTEPGVNYQPYTAVDGALVAMDSSYNLYYYAAANDTVKPVLTLDSVPNRFSPYESNPAQLNFYLSEDAYVKMTVKNSQGQAVRTSDFGLLNSGWNYKTWDGKDDSGQVVPYGAYTLSFEVKDLSGNTTISENTAKKMNVADIKGTTVTETISRKGAGTTYDVLATIPSGTQVTILDETTDWFKVNFTINSTIYEGYVQKSVVATRSNPNPQPTTPAGTNSVIYTVQSGDTLWKVAQKFNVTTQAIVDANNLDPAKYLSVGQKLTIPGQAAQPEQPVTGTTYTVQSGDTLWKVAQKFNVTTQAIVDANKLDPTKYLYVGQKLTIPTVAQPAQTTYVVQSGDTLWKVAQKFGVTTQAIIDANKLDPTQYLYVGQKLIIPVAPPATTTYSVQSGDTLWKVAQKFGVTTQAIVDANKLDPTKYLYIGQKLIIPAK from the coding sequence ATGTTAAAGAAACTCTTTGCAATGACTAGTTTCTTACTATTTTCAATCTTAATGGTTTCGAATGCTTCCGCATCAACAGAGGTAAACATACCTTTAAATGTTGATTTAAAGCAAAAAATCACCACAGATATAGCACAGTTCCATGAATTCAACCATGCTGTTGTGCAAAATCAAACAATTTATGTACCTGAACGTCAGGGTAATAAAATTACCGCTATAAATGCATTAGACCATTCAATTAAATGGGAATATGCCACAAATGCAAATACAGCATATTATCAATTCAGCGGTATAAATGATATTCTATTCTTCCAGGCAAATGGCACGTTAACCGCTTTGAAGGATAATGGTACAGGTGCTACGGTATTATGGACAAAACCTTTCACCTTATCAAATATAGCAATTGATGGTTCAACTCTTTACGGATTCACTGGCGGAAAAGTTGTCGCATTAGACGCAGCGAATGGCGAACAGAAATGGGAGTATACTCTCCCGACTCGTGAAAAGCCAAACAGCAATATTGCAGTCGGCAATGGAAATATCTACTTTGTAACTGACAATCAGATAGATATGGTCCGCAAGATGTATGCGATAAATGCTTCGACAGCTCAAGCTCTTTGGACAACGACCAATGTAGATTATTATTCACAAAAGCTTTTCTTTACAGATGGAAAGATATATGTGAATAGTTACGACAAAATGAAGGCTTTTGATGCAACTAACGGTGCAGATCTTTGGAATTTTACAGTCCAATCGAATTTCGATTTTGAAATGAATGCTGCGACAATTTTTACAAAAACTTCAGATGGTTATGTTACAGCATATGACCGCATAACTAAAGCCCAGCTTTGGAAAACAAAAACAGGTTCAAATACACGTGGCCCGATCATTTTGACTCCATCATATATCATTGTGAATGGTGACAGCGTGATTAAATGGCTGGACATTTACAATGGCCAGCTTGCCCGTACAATGACTGAGCCAGGTGTGAACTATCAGCCATATACAGCAGTTGATGGTGCATTAGTGGCAATGGACAGTAGCTATAATTTATACTATTATGCTGCGGCAAATGACACGGTAAAACCGGTTCTTACACTTGATTCAGTACCTAATCGTTTTTCGCCTTATGAAAGTAACCCGGCCCAGCTTAATTTTTACTTAAGTGAAGATGCTTATGTAAAAATGACAGTGAAAAATAGCCAGGGACAAGCGGTTCGAACAAGCGATTTTGGCTTGCTGAACAGCGGATGGAACTATAAAACATGGGATGGCAAGGATGATAGCGGCCAGGTAGTCCCTTATGGAGCATATACTTTATCGTTTGAAGTAAAGGATTTATCAGGAAATACGACAATTAGTGAGAACACGGCAAAAAAAATGAATGTTGCAGATATTAAAGGAACGACCGTTACAGAAACGATTTCAAGAAAAGGTGCCGGAACTACCTATGATGTGTTGGCAACGATTCCGTCTGGTACACAAGTAACCATTCTAGATGAAACAACAGATTGGTTCAAAGTGAACTTCACAATTAACAGCACAATCTATGAAGGATATGTTCAAAAATCAGTTGTTGCTACTCGGTCAAATCCGAATCCACAGCCAACTACTCCTGCTGGAACGAACTCGGTAATATATACGGTTCAATCAGGTGACACATTATGGAAAGTAGCACAGAAGTTCAATGTGACAACCCAGGCCATTGTGGATGCAAATAATCTTGACCCTGCAAAGTATCTTTCTGTTGGACAAAAGCTGACGATCCCTGGCCAGGCAGCACAGCCTGAGCAGCCAGTAACTGGTACGACGTATACAGTCCAATCAGGTGATACGCTTTGGAAGGTTGCGCAAAAATTCAATGTAACCACTCAAGCAATTGTCGATGCCAACAAGCTTGACCCAACAAAGTACTTGTATGTAGGTCAAAAACTCACAATTCCTACTGTGGCACAGCCTGCCCAGACAACATACGTTGTACAATCAGGTGATACACTTTGGAAGGTTGCCCAAAAATTCGGTGTAACGACACAGGCTATTATTGATGCAAACAAGCTGGATCCAACACAATACTTGTATGTAGGACAAAAGCTCATCATTCCTGTTGCACCTCCTGCCACTACTACGTACTCTGTTCAATCAGGTGATACACTTTGGAAGGTTGCCCAAAAATTTGGTGTAACCACCCAGGCAATCGTTGATGCTAACAAGCTCGATCCAACCAAATACTTGTATATTGGTCAAAAGCTCATCATACCTGCAAAGTAA
- a CDS encoding metallophosphoesterase family protein — translation MKKLSLRANGSFKILQFTDLHLQDGGTEDQKTITLMELILKTEKPDFVVLTGDTIRAAKSSDPIQAFSLAAGPMEERHIPWSAVFGNHDDEGNATKEDLIQLQQLNPHCLSRSGEVGVSGIGNYDIPVFNENGDISFVLYFFDSGTVAPAAIGGYDWIKRSQIEWYEERSRHYFKIKRTNIPSLAFFHIPLTEFRDLWNCHDCFGSKNEAVGCPKVNTGLFASMVERKDVKGIFVGHDHINDFYGDLFGIRLAYGRATGFNTYGKEGFLRGARIIELKDRTVRTWIRLEDESVICNPPLHKAEGLVEEYESPYVEVQ, via the coding sequence ATGAAAAAATTATCGTTAAGAGCTAACGGCTCGTTCAAAATTTTACAATTTACCGATCTGCATCTTCAGGACGGAGGTACAGAAGATCAAAAGACAATCACCCTTATGGAACTGATCCTTAAAACCGAAAAACCTGATTTTGTTGTGTTAACAGGTGATACGATCCGAGCGGCAAAAAGCTCGGACCCAATTCAGGCTTTTTCTTTAGCAGCTGGACCAATGGAAGAGCGCCATATTCCGTGGTCAGCAGTGTTTGGCAATCATGATGATGAGGGCAATGCTACAAAGGAAGATTTAATACAGCTGCAGCAGCTTAATCCGCATTGTCTTTCGCGATCAGGAGAAGTTGGTGTATCTGGTATTGGAAACTATGATATTCCCGTATTTAATGAAAATGGAGACATCTCTTTCGTTTTATATTTTTTTGACTCTGGGACTGTCGCTCCAGCTGCAATAGGGGGTTATGACTGGATTAAAAGGAGCCAGATTGAGTGGTATGAGGAACGTTCTCGTCATTATTTTAAAATAAAAAGAACGAATATACCTTCACTTGCTTTTTTCCATATTCCTTTAACGGAATTTAGAGATTTATGGAATTGTCACGATTGCTTTGGGTCTAAAAATGAAGCGGTAGGCTGCCCAAAAGTGAACACAGGTCTGTTCGCTTCAATGGTGGAACGAAAAGATGTAAAAGGAATTTTCGTTGGTCATGATCATATCAATGATTTTTACGGTGACCTTTTTGGCATTCGTCTTGCATACGGAAGGGCAACTGGCTTTAACACATATGGGAAGGAAGGTTTTTTGCGTGGTGCAAGAATTATAGAGTTAAAGGATCGTACTGTTCGGACTTGGATTCGCCTGGAGGATGAAAGTGTAATTTGCAATCCTCCTCTTCACAAGGCAGAGGGATTAGTGGAAGAGTATGAGAGTCCATATGTCGAAGTTCAGTAA